From the Brachyspira intermedia PWS/A genome, the window TTTCTTTTTATCAGCCATAAATATTACCTTAAATTATATTACAACAATTTAGAAAAGAATCAGGTCAGACAGGAGTCGAACCTGCAACACCCGGTTTTGGAGACCGGTGCTCTACCAATTGAACTACTGACCCAAAAAATTTATAAACAATCTTAATTAAAAGAATTATTTATCTTGATACTTTTAATTCCTTATGAATTGTATGTTTTTTATCATGAGGGCAATACTTTTTTAATTCCAATTTTTCTGGAACATTTTGCTTATTTTTTGTTGTTATATAATTTTTTCTTTTGCATTCTGTGCATTGAAGATGTATTTGTTCTGTTTTTACTTTAGCACCTGCCATTTTTTGCTCCTTAAATTTATCTTAAACAAATTTCAGATAACCTATAATTTACAAGGTATGCTATTATATACCTAAATAAATTTTATGTCAATATAAAAACACAAATAAATATATTATATTTTATAAACTTTTCTATTGAAAAAGAATAAATTAATATATATAATCTATACCAAAAAATTTAATAAAATTTAGATAAATGGAATAAAAATGAAACTTATTAAACAATTTGCTATAATATTTTCTATTTACTCAATATCTGATATTCTAAGTAAAACTCTAAAATTGCCTATACCCGGAAATGTAATAGGTATGATGCTTCTATTTATATTATTATTAACAGGAATAGTAAAAGAAAGCCATATAGATGAAGCAAGCGACTTATTAATAGCAAATATGTCATTATTATTCATACCGGGAACTTTGGCTATAATAGATGAATATCAATATGTAAAAGCTGAAATTATACCATTTGTAGCAATATGTATATTTATGGCAATAATTATTATGATAAGTACAGGATTATCTGCACAGTTCTTTGAAAAGTTATTTTCAAAATTTAGAAAATAATACTTTAATTAAATTGTTTGTAAATATTTAGTTTATTAAATAAGCAAACCAAGAATACAAACAATGAATTATTTATAATTGAGAACATAGAAATAAATAACAATCTGAACGCCGAGTAATAAAATTATTTTGGGACTATTTGGCTTGTCGAGCATAACAACAAAAAAAGTGAGCCGAAGCAGCCAGTAACTTCAGTTAATGGCTTATAATAGCCAACCAAGTAGGCACCTTCGGCGGGCGAACATAGCAATAAACAAGCGAGACAAGCCGCCGAGTAATGAAATTACTCGGGACTATTTAACTTGTCGAGCATAACAACAAAAAAAGTGAGCCGAAGCAGCCAGTAACTTCAGTTAATGGCTTATAATAGCGAACCAGGTAGGCACCTTACGGTGGGCGAACATAGCAACAAACAAGCGAGACAAAGCCGCCGAGTAATGAAATTACTCGGGACTATTTGGCTTGTCGAGCATAACAACAATAAGGATCAATATATGAAAGAATTATTTATACAAAACCCTATTATACCAATAGTGATAACTTTAATAGCATATATAATATCATACACTATATATATAAAAACAAAATTACCTATTTTAACTCCATTAGTAACAAGTGTTATATTAGTAGGTTTTTCTCTGTATTTTATGCAAGTTCCATATAGTGTTTATAATGAAAGCGGCGGTAAATTTATAAATGCCTTAGTCGGACCTGCTACAGTTGCTTTAGCTCTTCCAATATATAGAAATCTTCCTATATTAAAGGCTAATTTAGCTGTAATATTTATAAGTATAGCTATAGGAAGTTCAATAGGAATAACAGGAATATTTATATCTGCTAAATTGTTGGGTATATCCGATGCATTATTTCCTTCTTTACTTACAAAATCTGTAACAACTGCTATTGCTGTAGATATCACTGCTAGTATGGGAGGAATAAGATCTATAACTATTTTGTCCGTTATTATATCAGGAGTTACAGGAGCTATTGTTGCCCCTACTGTATGCAAAATATGTAAAATAAAATCATCATTAGCTATAGGTCTTTCTATTGGAACTGCATCTCATGCTGTAGGAACAAGTAAAGCTATAGAATTGGGAGAAACTGAAGGTGCTATGTCAGGACTTGCAATAGGTATTGCCGGTGCTTTATCTGTTGTACTTATACCAATACTATATAAACTTCTTTTGATAATATGGGGATAAAATCATCTTATTCTTGATTCCATTATATCAATTATATCATTATTCTTGAAATATACACTGAATATATTTTCATCATCTCCGCAGTCAACCTTGGAATCTATACTGCCGTCTTCATTAATTTTTATTAGTATTTTATATATCTCCAAATTATCATACCAATTATCATCTACATCTATAAACATAAAATCGCCGTAAGCTGTTTTTAATTGATCTCTGGAATCTGATAATATAGAAATATGATCTTTTAAATTATTAATAATATCTTCTAACTTCCAAACTTTATGAATACCTATATCAAATAAACTTTCTAATTGTTTACCAAAAATTTTCATAGGTTTAAATACTTTATATAATTTCCAATCATCTTCATTTATATTTGCAGCTTCTACATCTACTAAGTCTTCTACATTTATCATAATCTTCTCCGTCATTTTAGAATAGTTTTTATAAATAGTTTTTAATTGATTTTCTCATTTATCATATATTTTGTTTATTACATATAATGAAGGTAATGTAATTACTGAAAATATAATTATACTATAAAAAATACCCTCTACATCTAAATTATATTTTTTACTATAAATCATTTCTGTTTCTTTTCTAAAAGGTGTTGGCTTGCTGTCTCCATCAGGTCCTTTGCATTCTTTTTCTGAAAACATTACAAGAAGCATAAATGATAATATAAATAAATATTTTTTCATAAATAAAATCTCTTTTAGTTTTACAGCATATAATTTTTAGTATATTAAAAAAAGTTAATATGTCAACACTTGAATAAAAGCTAAATAAAATTTATTTACAATATAGAATAATGATTATTACAAATATAAAATGTAAATCACCAGTTTTTACTTATAACCTCATTATAAGTTGGTATGGAATCTATTGCCCCTTTTCTAGTAACAGTTATATTAGAAACTTTTGTAGCAAAAATTATAGCTTCTTCTATAGATTTATTA encodes:
- a CDS encoding CidA/LrgA family protein is translated as MKLIKQFAIIFSIYSISDILSKTLKLPIPGNVIGMMLLFILLLTGIVKESHIDEASDLLIANMSLLFIPGTLAIIDEYQYVKAEIIPFVAICIFMAIIIMISTGLSAQFFEKLFSKFRK
- a CDS encoding LrgB family protein, translating into MKELFIQNPIIPIVITLIAYIISYTIYIKTKLPILTPLVTSVILVGFSLYFMQVPYSVYNESGGKFINALVGPATVALALPIYRNLPILKANLAVIFISIAIGSSIGITGIFISAKLLGISDALFPSLLTKSVTTAIAVDITASMGGIRSITILSVIISGVTGAIVAPTVCKICKIKSSLAIGLSIGTASHAVGTSKAIELGETEGAMSGLAIGIAGALSVVLIPILYKLLLIIWG
- the rpmG gene encoding 50S ribosomal protein L33; the encoded protein is MAGAKVKTEQIHLQCTECKRKNYITTKNKQNVPEKLELKKYCPHDKKHTIHKELKVSR